The following coding sequences lie in one Trichoderma breve strain T069 chromosome 1, whole genome shotgun sequence genomic window:
- a CDS encoding ribonuclease-III-like domain-containing protein, whose protein sequence is MALQSCRPSLARCRHAARALSPCVRAYATESAPSTPETFKVPATTPSTNTKPRWSQTPEGMKAPLQLDFAKSAKNKIWAVNNDPTRLDEVYNRLLGPGGSKMLPEELKWLAVTHKSFDQGRRGFNDRLALLGRLTMVMEATKEIVSKEPLAGSILPDQFDRTPLEDDQLLSVDNLNAMGPRDMIGKDKLYQLANNVGLLDVVRWKPRLPRRLEASGVEVVLNSALMAIVGAITLQHGSAVAAQVVRERILAQVPKDD, encoded by the exons ATGGCTCTCCAGTCCTGTCGCCCGAGCCTGGCCCGCTGCCGGCACGCCGCTCGTGCCTTATCCCCCTGCGTGCGCGCATACGCGACCGAATCCGCGCCGTCAACGCCAGAGACCTTCAAGGTCCCCGCCACAACACCCAGCACAAATACGAAGCCGCGATGGAGCCAGACGCCCGAGGGCATGAAGGcgccgctgcagctggacTTTGCGAAGAgcgccaagaacaagattTGGGCGGTGAACAACGACCCTACGCGGCTGGACGAGGTGTATAACCGCTTGCTGGGGCCCGGGGGCAGCAAGATGCTGCCAGAGGAGCTCAAGTGGCTGGCCGTGACGCATAAGAGCTTCGAtcaagggaggagagggttCAATGACCGATTGGCATTGCTAG GACGGTTGACGATGGTAATGGAAGCAACAAAGGAGATTGTGAGCAAGGAGCCCCTCGCTGGCTCAATACTCCCCGACCAATTCGACAGAACGCCATTGGAGGATGATCAGCTACTGTCGGTGGACAACCTCAATGCCATGGGACCCCGAGACATGATTGGCAAGGACAAGCTCTACCAGCTGGCTAACAACGTGGGGCTGCTGGACGTGGTACGGTGGAAGCCTCGATTG CCCCGACGACTTGAGGCCTCTGGCGTGGAAGTTGTGCTGAACTCGGCGCTTATGGCCATCGTTGGCGCAATCACACTGCAGCACGGATCGGCCGTGGCAGCACAGGTGGTGAGGGAGAGAATATTGGCACAGGTGCCCAAGGACGACTGA
- a CDS encoding histone acetylation protein domain-containing protein, whose amino-acid sequence MASTDSQDTSLRGRLAAVLPRGYKFGIHHVSTPPTKVDALYSAPPGERPERTYCEKHFLSVSIDVPDTLRKRVLVLGIEIFIYTTARSTTLFVSKADSTGFLDKLKLPKGAPSPIREVCATFIRYLVDKRRRKDVQFVVSLFARAQDQYLFPGSIEYPGKHVLDDRGLVKWWCRVLDPIVESPPTGNLSTWRNAKGHLLVPGLDAYETRAFIPRRAGAASSWSLSHPLERISHYYREFDWVPPRCLIPRFPDDPKSRFRDELDDEITKTKAMKTTGSWKSVKTLDMFWEMMAFRQECSSGRMTGFMWVVFDDLEDEPKPDGSDTVSVSSASVVTSALGVAPETPRKQRMVSNITPTTTPRRLFPLKADQNKKSKKKKSAKTKSKLRGPIKPRQPRIKTKQRNYLLDQPVSTAYYHWPPQGRGERIVDEADYKRIHELLLRLDFATLEKATGSTRRWLSEVGLGSRWGFDVTGTRELAAAAGDMPDLGVAPVNNLSGLVKRKRADTVTEASQDETANGSGVNVLSGGLVRKKPKKEQGDDVHDGGDVDAPTVNVLGAGLVRKKEKA is encoded by the exons ATGGCGTCTACAGATTCTCAGGACACTAGCCTACGCGGCCGCCTTGCTGCCGTGCTTCCCAGAGGCTACAAATTCGGCATCCATCATGTCTCGACACCTCCCACCAAGGTTGACGCGCTCTACTCGGCACCTCCTGGCGAACGACCCGAACGAACATACTGCGAGAAGCACTTCCTCAGCGTTTCAATTGACGTTCCAGACACGTTA CGGAAGCGAGTCCTCGTACTCGGCATCGAGATCTTCATATACACTACGGCTCGATCCACCACCTTGTTTGTATCCAAGGCTGACTCTACTGGGTTTCTGGACAAATTAAAGCTGCCAAAGGGTGCCCCCAGCCCTATTCGAGAAGTCTGCGCGACCTTCATACGATACTTGGTCGACAAACGGAGGCGCAAAGATGTGCAGTTCGTAGTCAGCCTCTTTGCACGCGCGCAAGACCAGTATCTGTTCCCCGGAAGCATCGAGTACCCCGGAAAGCATGTTTTGGACGACCGTGGCCTCGTCAAGTGGTGGTGCCGGGTGCTTGACCCCATTGTCGAGTCTCCTCCCACTGGTAATCTTTCAACATGGCGAAACGCCAAGGGACATTTGCTTGTTCCTGGCCTTGATGCCTACGAGACTCGTGCGTTTATTCCCCGCCGTGCCGGTGCTGCATCTAGCTGGTCGTTGAGCCACCCACTTGAGCGCATATCGCATTACTATCGAGAGTTTGACTGGGTGCCACCACGATGCCTCATCCCCCGGTTCCCGGACGACCCTAAATCACGATTTCGCGACGAGCTGGATGACGAGATTACAAAGACCAAGGCGATGAAGACTACGGGGAGCTGGAAATCAGTCAAGACTCTTGACATGTTttgggagatgatggcctTCCGACAAGAGTGTTCGAGCGGTAGGATGACGGGGTTCATGTGGGTCGTGTTTGATGACTTGGAGGACGAGCCAAAGCCAGATGGTAGTGACACTGTATCGGTATCTAGTGCCTCAGTCGTGACCAGTGCGTTGGGTGTCGCTCCCGAGACGCCCAGGAAGCAGAGAATGGTGTCCAATATCACACCGACAACCACGCCTAGGAGACTCTTCCCGCTCAAGGCAGATCAGA acaaaaagtccaagaagaaaaagtcgGCAAAGACCAAGAGCAAGCTCCGAGGCCCCATCAAGCCTCGCCAGCCACGTATCAAGACCAAGCAGCGCAACTACCTTTTAGACCAGCCCGTATCGACTGCGTATTATCACTGGCCACCCCAAGGTCGAGGCGAGAGGATcgttgatgaagccgacTATAAGCGAATTcacgagcttcttctgcgcTTGGACTTTGCGACCTTGGAAAAAGCCACAGGGAGCACGCGTCGCTGGCTAAGCGAAGTTGGCCTGGGAAGCCGGTGGGGATTTGACGTTACAGGGACACGGGAGCTTGCCGCGGCTGCTGGAGACATGCCAGACCTAGGAGTTGCACCGGTCAATAACCTGTCTGGGCTTGTTAAGAGGAAAAGGGCAGACACGGTGACGGAGGCATCACAGGACGAGACGGCTAATGGCAGTGGTGTCAATGTGCTGAGCGGTGGGCTGGTTAGGAAAAAACCTAAGAAAGAGCAAGGGGATGATGTTcacgacggcggcgatgtgGACGCTCCTACGGTCAATGTGCTGGGCGCAGGACTcgtgagaaagaaggaaaaggcgTGA